A single region of the Procambarus clarkii isolate CNS0578487 chromosome 59, FALCON_Pclarkii_2.0, whole genome shotgun sequence genome encodes:
- the LOC138353773 gene encoding homeobox protein 3-like, giving the protein MEFKRNFRFRKDLVENVNNEAYDANNEAYDVNNEAYDVNNEAYDVNNEAYDVNHEAYNVNNEAYNVNNEAYIVNNETYIVNNEAYNVNNEAYDVNNEAYIVNNEAYIVNNEAYNVNNEAYDVNNEAYDVNHEAYNVNNETYNVNNEAYDVNNEAYNVNNETYNVNNEAYDVNHEAYNVNNETYIVNNETYIVNNETYIVNNETYIVNNETYIVNNEAYNINNEAYNQNTTIIHLHSHLSNKWHAVPKRPM; this is encoded by the coding sequence TGGAAAATGTAAACAACGAGGCTTACGACGCAAACAACGAGGCTTACGACGTAAACAACGAGGCTTACGACGTAAACAACGAGGCTTACGACGTAAACAACGAGGCTTACGACGTAAACCACGAGGCTTACAACGTAAACAACGAGGCTTACAATGTAAACAACGAGGCTTACATCGTAAACAACGAGACTTACATCGTAAACAACGAGGCATACAACGTAAACAACGAGGCTTACGACGTAAACAACGAGGCTTACATCGTAAACAACGAGGCTTACATCGTAAACAACGAGGCATACAACGTAAACAACGAGGCTTACGACGTAAACAACGAGGCTTACGACGTAAACCACGAGGCCTACAACGTAAACAACGAGACTTACAACGTAAACAACGAGGCTTACGATGTAAACAACGAGGCTTACAACGTAAACAACGAGACTTACAACGTAAACAACGAGGCTTACGACGTAAACCACGAGGCTTACAACGTAAACAACGAGACTTACATCGTAAACAACGAGACTTACATCGTAAACAACGAGACTTACATCGTAAACAACGAGACTTACATCGTAAACAACGAGACTTACATCGTAAACAACGAGGCATACAATATAAACAACGAGGCTTACAACCAAAACACAACTATAATACATTTGCATAGCCATCTGTCAAACAAGTGGCATGCAGTCCCCAAACGACCTATGTAA